In one Kitasatospora cineracea genomic region, the following are encoded:
- the cydD gene encoding thiol reductant ABC exporter subunit CydD, whose translation MRPIDPRLLAHARTTRAFLAGSVLLGGAGAALLVAQAGLIATLVVRAFQHGDSPLRGPLLGLAAVTLGRALVAWLTELTAHRSVAAVKSTLRRRLLDHATALGPAHLTGRRTGDLATLATRGVDALDDYFARYLPQLALAVVVPLVVLARILGADWESAAIVCVTLPLIPLFMVLIGHATQARTDRQFAGLARLSHHFLDVVAGLPTLKVFGRARAQAAAIGRITEDYRRATLRTLRLAFVSSFALELLSTLSVALVAVSIGFRLVNGTLDLETGLLVLVLAPEVYLPIRQVGALYHSSAEGLAAAGKIFEVLETPLPAGGTRPAPTGTDLRVEHLTVRHPGRAGDTLSGFSMTVPAGRTTVLTGPSGAGKSTLVSVLLGFTRPDGGRVLLGDQDLADTDRAGWHAQVAWVPQHPQLFAGTVAENVRLARPDASEDRLAAALAAAHVDFTTPDTLLAENGHGLSAGQRQRLALARALLADRPVLILDEPTAHLDPVTEAALLDTLRTLDRTVLLITHRPALTALADHHVHLPGPAQAPAKVCEQVRNQGREELREAEGTVPQTRHEEEPLPEGAVRQRVPGPAVATRVPRFWLAVLLGALALGCAVALMGTSGWLISRASQMPPVLYLMVAVTSVRAFGIGRSVFRYAERLVAHDAVLRALGGVRTAVYRRLERLAPAGLPQFRRGDLLSRLVADVDAVQDFHLRWRLPAAVAVLVSLGASAALAAFLPAAGLVLALGLLLAGAAVPALERWISGRTERRHAPARGDLASAVLDTLTGTAELTVAGALPRRLGAARDADRALTRLAARSAAASGLSAGLVALVSGLTVVAAAAVGVRAVASGSLPGVCLAVVVLTPLAAFEAVAGMPTAVRHRERARAARERLDQVLAAPLPVREPDAPRPLPEVRLPVLVRDLTVRWPGAERDALHGAGLELAAGRRIAVVGASGSGKTTLAQALLRFVEPSAGAVLLGGRTDTRELAGEDVRRVVGLCAQDAHVFDSSVRENLRLARPDADEAALRAVLDRARLLEWADGLPEGLDTMVGEHGARLSGGQRQRLALARALLADFPVLVLDEPAEHLDTATADALTTDLLAATADRATLLITHRLAGLDDDSVDEVLVLDAGRVVERGRWSELADRPDGRLAALLERERAGERAPARA comes from the coding sequence ATGCGCCCGATCGACCCCCGGCTGCTGGCGCACGCCCGCACCACCCGCGCCTTCCTCGCCGGATCCGTCCTCCTCGGCGGGGCGGGCGCGGCCCTGCTGGTGGCCCAGGCCGGACTGATCGCCACCCTCGTGGTCCGGGCCTTCCAGCACGGCGATTCCCCGCTGCGGGGCCCGCTGCTCGGCCTGGCCGCCGTCACCCTCGGCCGGGCCCTGGTCGCCTGGCTCACCGAACTCACCGCCCACCGCTCGGTCGCCGCCGTCAAGTCCACCCTGCGCCGCCGACTGCTCGACCACGCCACCGCGCTCGGCCCCGCCCACCTCACCGGCCGCCGCACCGGCGACCTCGCCACCCTCGCCACCCGCGGCGTCGACGCCCTCGACGACTACTTCGCCCGCTACCTCCCGCAACTGGCCCTCGCCGTGGTCGTCCCGCTGGTCGTGCTGGCCCGGATCCTCGGCGCCGACTGGGAGTCCGCCGCGATCGTCTGCGTCACCCTGCCGCTGATCCCGCTCTTCATGGTCCTGATCGGCCACGCCACCCAGGCCCGCACCGACCGCCAGTTCGCCGGACTCGCCCGGCTCTCCCACCACTTCCTCGACGTGGTCGCCGGACTGCCCACCCTCAAGGTCTTCGGCCGGGCCCGCGCCCAGGCCGCCGCGATCGGCCGGATCACCGAGGACTACCGGCGCGCCACCCTGCGCACCCTGCGCCTCGCCTTCGTCTCCTCCTTCGCCCTGGAACTGCTCTCCACCCTCTCGGTCGCCCTGGTCGCCGTCTCGATCGGCTTCCGGCTGGTCAACGGCACCCTCGACCTGGAGACCGGCCTGCTGGTGCTCGTCCTCGCCCCCGAGGTCTACCTGCCGATCCGCCAGGTCGGCGCCCTCTACCACTCCAGCGCCGAGGGCCTGGCCGCCGCCGGGAAGATCTTCGAAGTCCTGGAGACCCCGCTCCCCGCGGGCGGCACCCGCCCCGCCCCCACCGGCACCGACCTGCGGGTCGAACACCTGACGGTCCGCCACCCCGGCCGCGCCGGCGACACGCTGTCCGGGTTCTCGATGACCGTCCCGGCCGGCCGCACCACCGTCCTCACCGGCCCCAGCGGCGCCGGCAAGTCCACCCTGGTCAGCGTCCTGCTCGGCTTCACCCGCCCCGACGGCGGACGCGTCCTGCTCGGTGATCAGGACCTCGCCGACACCGACCGAGCCGGCTGGCACGCCCAGGTCGCCTGGGTCCCGCAGCACCCCCAGCTGTTCGCCGGCACGGTCGCCGAGAACGTCCGCCTCGCCCGCCCCGACGCGAGCGAGGACCGGCTCGCCGCCGCCCTCGCCGCCGCCCACGTCGACTTCACCACCCCCGACACCCTCCTCGCCGAGAACGGCCACGGCCTCTCCGCCGGCCAGCGCCAGCGCCTCGCCCTGGCCCGCGCCCTGCTCGCCGACCGCCCCGTCCTGATCCTCGACGAACCCACCGCCCACCTCGACCCCGTCACCGAGGCCGCCCTCCTCGACACCCTGCGCACCCTCGACCGCACCGTCCTGCTCATCACCCACCGCCCCGCCCTCACCGCCCTCGCCGACCACCACGTCCACCTGCCGGGCCCGGCGCAGGCTCCCGCGAAGGTGTGCGAGCAAGTGCGAAACCAGGGGCGCGAGGAACTGCGCGAAGCGGAAGGCACCGTCCCGCAGACCCGGCACGAAGAGGAGCCGCTCCCCGAGGGGGCCGTCCGGCAGCGGGTTCCAGGGCCGGCGGTCGCCACCCGCGTCCCCCGCTTCTGGCTCGCCGTCCTGCTCGGCGCCCTCGCGCTGGGCTGCGCCGTCGCGCTGATGGGCACGTCCGGGTGGCTGATCTCGCGGGCCTCGCAGATGCCGCCGGTGCTGTACCTGATGGTCGCGGTGACCTCGGTGCGGGCGTTCGGGATCGGGCGGAGCGTGTTCCGGTACGCGGAGCGGCTGGTGGCGCACGACGCGGTGCTGAGGGCGCTGGGCGGGGTGCGGACGGCCGTGTACCGGCGGCTGGAGCGGCTGGCCCCGGCCGGGCTGCCGCAGTTCCGGCGCGGCGACCTGCTGTCCCGGCTGGTCGCGGACGTGGACGCGGTGCAGGACTTCCACCTGCGCTGGCGGCTGCCGGCCGCCGTCGCCGTGCTGGTCTCGCTGGGGGCCTCGGCGGCGCTGGCCGCGTTCCTGCCGGCGGCCGGCCTGGTGCTGGCGCTCGGGCTGCTGCTGGCGGGCGCGGCCGTCCCGGCGCTGGAGCGGTGGATCTCCGGCCGGACCGAGCGCCGGCACGCGCCCGCCCGCGGCGACCTGGCGAGCGCCGTGCTGGACACCCTGACCGGCACCGCCGAGCTGACCGTCGCGGGCGCGCTGCCGCGCCGCCTGGGCGCCGCCCGGGACGCGGACCGGGCGCTGACCCGGCTGGCGGCCCGTTCGGCCGCCGCGAGCGGCCTCTCGGCGGGGCTGGTGGCACTGGTCTCGGGGCTGACGGTGGTCGCCGCGGCGGCGGTCGGGGTGCGCGCGGTGGCGTCGGGGTCGCTGCCCGGGGTGTGCCTGGCGGTGGTGGTGCTGACGCCGCTGGCCGCGTTCGAGGCGGTGGCGGGGATGCCGACCGCGGTGCGCCACCGGGAGCGGGCCCGGGCCGCCCGGGAGCGGCTGGACCAGGTGCTGGCGGCGCCGCTCCCGGTCCGCGAACCGGACGCGCCGCGGCCGCTGCCGGAGGTCCGGCTGCCGGTGCTGGTGCGCGACCTGACGGTGCGTTGGCCGGGCGCGGAGCGCGACGCGCTGCACGGCGCCGGCCTGGAACTGGCGGCCGGGCGGCGGATCGCGGTGGTCGGGGCGTCCGGGTCGGGCAAGACCACGCTGGCGCAGGCCCTGCTGCGCTTCGTCGAGCCGTCGGCCGGGGCGGTGCTGCTGGGAGGCCGCACCGACACCCGGGAGCTGGCGGGCGAGGACGTCCGCCGGGTGGTCGGGCTGTGCGCGCAGGACGCGCACGTCTTCGACAGCTCGGTGCGGGAGAACCTGCGGCTGGCCCGGCCGGACGCCGACGAGGCCGCGCTGCGGGCGGTGCTGGACCGGGCCCGGCTGCTGGAGTGGGCGGACGGCCTGCCGGAGGGCCTGGACACCATGGTCGGCGAGCACGGCGCCCGGCTGTCGGGCGGCCAGCGCCAGCGCCTGGCGCTGGCCCGGGCGCTGCTCGCGGACTTCCCGGTGCTGGTGCTGGACGAGCCCGCCGAGCACCTGGACACGGCCACCGCGGACGCCCTGACCACCGACCTGCTGGCCGCCACCGCGGACCGCGCCACCCTGCTGATCACCCACCGGCTGGCGGGCCTGGACGACGACAGCGTGGACGAGGTGCTGGTGCTGGACGCCGGCCGGGTGGTCGAACGCGGCCGCTGGTCCGAGCTGGCCGACCGGCCGGACGGACGGCTGGCCGCGCTGCTGGAACGGGAGCGCGCGGGGGAGCGGGCCCCGGCCCGCGCCTGA
- a CDS encoding DUF5666 domain-containing protein produces the protein MSDDQELLATAPDARDITAELAAPPRRKLPWPTLALAGCVVAVLSFAGGVWYQKDNGTSTGGGNRASATNGRFPGGTGTGGTGRGGYGGFGGGQNGGTGNGQAPGGAAGGFTRGTVKSVDGSTVYLTEANGTTVKITTGDSTKVTTTKEGKVGDLQPGQSVTVLGSKAEDGSYNATQLTEGGAAGGFGGRGGTGGGTGAGAGTGSGTSG, from the coding sequence GTGTCTGACGACCAGGAGCTGCTGGCCACCGCGCCGGACGCCCGCGACATCACCGCCGAGCTGGCCGCGCCACCGCGCCGCAAGCTCCCCTGGCCGACCCTGGCGCTGGCCGGCTGCGTCGTCGCGGTGCTCTCGTTCGCGGGCGGTGTCTGGTACCAGAAGGACAACGGAACCAGCACCGGCGGCGGCAACCGGGCGAGTGCCACGAACGGGCGGTTCCCCGGCGGCACCGGCACCGGCGGCACCGGCCGCGGCGGCTACGGCGGCTTCGGCGGCGGCCAGAACGGCGGCACCGGCAACGGCCAGGCCCCCGGCGGCGCGGCGGGCGGCTTCACCCGCGGCACCGTGAAGTCGGTGGACGGCAGCACCGTCTACCTGACCGAGGCCAACGGCACCACCGTCAAGATCACCACCGGCGACTCCACCAAGGTCACCACCACCAAGGAGGGCAAGGTCGGCGACCTGCAGCCCGGCCAGAGCGTCACCGTGCTGGGCAGCAAGGCCGAGGACGGCTCCTACAACGCCACCCAGCTCACCGAGGGCGGCGCCGCGGGCGGCTTCGGCGGCCGCGGCGGCACCGGCGGCGGCACCGGGGCGGGCGCGGGTACCGGTTCGGGTACGAGCGGATGA
- a CDS encoding cytochrome ubiquinol oxidase subunit I: MDLAVAHETISRWQFGITTVYHFLFVPLTISLASIVAGLQTAWVRTGKEKYFHATKFWGRLFLINIAMGVVTGIVQEFQFGMNWSDYSRFVGDVFGAPLAMEALIAFFFESTFIGLWIFGWDRLPKKIHLACIWLVAIGTALSAYFILAANSWMQHPVGYKVDPATGKAQLTDIVRVLTQNTTVVQVFHTLTAAFLTGAAFVVGIASYHLWRAKRGKQTDGRKTAAMRTSLRVGLAIAVVAGLGTAISGDTLGKVMFEQQPMKMAAAEALWDTQAPAPFSVFAVGDVSKGHNSVELEIPGILSFLAHNDFSSSVPGINDTAAAEAAEYGGQPDDYIPNIFVTYWGFRLMIGFGMTSFAAALIGLWTTRRRFWLAPEHRTAEDEPPKLMLTRNREMNVFFTRWSWRIGILTMGFPLLANSFGWIFTEMGRQPWVVFGLMRTRDAVSPNVTVGTQAVGLTTLTVLYAVLAVIEVRLLAKYAAAGPDTEEKPPAKDPTLRGPSDDEDADQPLAFAY, encoded by the coding sequence GTGGACCTAGCAGTCGCTCACGAGACCATCTCGCGATGGCAGTTCGGCATCACCACCGTCTACCACTTCCTCTTCGTGCCCCTCACCATCAGCCTGGCCTCGATCGTGGCCGGACTGCAGACCGCCTGGGTGCGCACGGGCAAGGAGAAGTACTTCCACGCCACCAAGTTCTGGGGCAGGCTCTTCCTGATCAACATCGCCATGGGCGTGGTCACCGGCATCGTCCAGGAGTTCCAGTTCGGCATGAACTGGTCCGACTACTCCCGCTTCGTCGGCGACGTGTTCGGGGCCCCGCTGGCGATGGAGGCGCTGATCGCCTTCTTCTTCGAGTCCACCTTCATCGGCCTGTGGATCTTCGGCTGGGACCGCCTCCCGAAGAAGATCCACCTGGCCTGCATCTGGCTGGTGGCGATCGGCACCGCCCTCTCCGCCTACTTCATCCTGGCCGCCAACTCCTGGATGCAGCACCCGGTCGGCTACAAGGTCGACCCGGCCACCGGCAAGGCCCAGCTCACCGACATCGTCCGGGTGCTGACCCAGAACACCACCGTGGTGCAGGTCTTCCACACCCTCACCGCCGCCTTCCTCACCGGCGCCGCCTTCGTGGTCGGCATCGCCAGCTACCACCTGTGGCGGGCCAAGCGCGGCAAGCAGACCGACGGCCGGAAGACCGCCGCGATGCGCACCTCGCTGCGGGTCGGCCTGGCCATCGCCGTGGTCGCCGGCCTGGGCACCGCGATCAGCGGCGACACCCTCGGCAAGGTGATGTTCGAGCAGCAGCCGATGAAGATGGCCGCCGCCGAGGCCCTGTGGGACACCCAGGCACCCGCCCCGTTCTCGGTCTTCGCGGTCGGCGACGTCTCCAAGGGCCACAACTCGGTCGAGCTGGAGATCCCCGGGATACTGTCCTTCCTCGCCCACAACGACTTCTCGTCCTCGGTGCCCGGCATCAACGACACCGCCGCCGCCGAAGCCGCCGAGTACGGCGGGCAGCCCGACGACTACATCCCCAACATCTTCGTCACCTACTGGGGATTCCGGCTGATGATCGGCTTCGGCATGACGTCCTTCGCCGCCGCGCTGATCGGCCTGTGGACCACCCGCCGCAGGTTCTGGCTCGCCCCCGAGCACCGCACCGCCGAGGACGAGCCGCCGAAGCTGATGCTCACCAGGAACCGCGAGATGAACGTCTTCTTCACCCGGTGGAGCTGGCGGATCGGCATCCTCACCATGGGCTTCCCGCTGCTCGCCAACAGCTTCGGCTGGATCTTCACCGAGATGGGCCGCCAGCCCTGGGTGGTGTTCGGCCTGATGCGCACCCGCGACGCCGTCTCCCCCAACGTCACCGTCGGCACCCAGGCGGTCGGCCTCACCACGCTCACCGTGCTGTACGCCGTCCTCGCCGTCATCGAGGTCAGACTGCTCGCCAAGTACGCCGCCGCCGGGCCGGACACCGAGGAGAAGCCGCCCGCCAAGGACCCGACCCTGCGCGGCCCCTCCGACGACGAGGACGCCGACCAGCCCCTCGCCTTCGCGTACTGA
- a CDS encoding response regulator transcription factor — MSGAVQSNPAAATQVGGEPFLLVVDDEPNIRELLSASLRFSGFRVASAATGQEALDAVAAERPDLVVLDVMLPDLDGFTVVQRLRDQTQWPQSPEHVPVLFLTAKDGTGDKVQGLAVGADDYVTKPFSLEELIARIRAILRRAGGPADDGRLVVADLTLDPTAHEVTRGGVPVSLSPTEFKLLHYLMANVGRVVSKAQILDHVWAYDFGGDLSIVESYISYLRRKLDSGPMHGPKLIHTVRGIGYALRRPPNS, encoded by the coding sequence GTGTCAGGCGCAGTGCAGTCGAACCCGGCCGCGGCGACCCAGGTCGGCGGCGAGCCGTTCCTGCTGGTGGTGGACGACGAACCGAACATCCGCGAGCTGCTCTCGGCCAGCCTGCGGTTCTCCGGCTTCCGGGTGGCCTCCGCCGCCACCGGCCAGGAGGCCCTGGACGCGGTCGCCGCCGAGCGGCCCGACCTGGTCGTGCTGGACGTCATGCTGCCCGACCTGGACGGCTTCACCGTGGTGCAGCGGCTGCGCGACCAGACCCAGTGGCCGCAGAGCCCCGAGCACGTCCCGGTGCTGTTCCTGACCGCCAAGGACGGCACCGGCGACAAGGTGCAGGGCCTGGCGGTCGGCGCCGACGACTACGTCACCAAGCCGTTCAGCCTGGAGGAGCTGATCGCCCGGATCCGGGCGATCCTGCGCCGGGCCGGCGGCCCCGCCGACGACGGCCGCCTGGTGGTGGCCGACCTCACCCTGGACCCGACCGCGCACGAGGTCACCCGCGGCGGCGTCCCGGTCTCGCTCTCCCCCACCGAGTTCAAGCTGCTGCACTACCTGATGGCCAACGTCGGCCGGGTGGTCTCCAAGGCGCAGATCCTCGACCACGTGTGGGCGTACGACTTCGGCGGCGACCTCTCCATCGTCGAGTCGTACATCTCCTACCTGCGCCGCAAGCTCGACTCCGGCCCGATGCACGGCCCCAAGCTGATCCACACGGTGCGCGGCATCGGCTACGCGCTGCGCCGCCCGCCGAACAGCTGA
- the cydB gene encoding cytochrome d ubiquinol oxidase subunit II has translation MHLHDLWFVLIAVLWIGYFFLEGFDFGIGVLTRLLARDTAERRVLINTIGPVWDGNEVWLLTAGGATFAAFPDWYATLFSGFFIPLLLILVCLIVRGVSFEYRHQRSGERWQRNWELAIFWTSLLPAFLWGVAFANIVHGVDIDADKNYVGTLWDLLNPYALLGGLTTLVLFTFHGAVFASLKTSGEIRIRARAQATALGLATAVLALVFLVWTQAHSGNGWSLAALVVAVLALLGALGANRLAREGWAFALSGLTVVAAVGMLFLSLFPDVMPSTLNPDWSLTVTNASSSPYTLKVMTVVALVFTPLVLLYQGWTYWVFRRRIGVQHIPAAHH, from the coding sequence ATGCACCTGCACGACCTCTGGTTCGTCCTGATCGCCGTCCTGTGGATCGGCTACTTCTTCCTCGAGGGCTTCGACTTCGGCATCGGCGTCCTCACCCGGCTGCTGGCCCGCGACACCGCCGAGCGCCGCGTCCTGATCAACACCATCGGCCCGGTCTGGGACGGCAACGAGGTGTGGCTGCTCACCGCGGGCGGCGCCACCTTCGCGGCCTTCCCCGACTGGTACGCCACCCTGTTCAGCGGTTTCTTCATCCCGCTGCTGCTGATCCTGGTCTGCCTGATCGTCCGCGGCGTCTCCTTCGAGTACCGGCACCAGCGCAGCGGCGAACGCTGGCAGCGCAACTGGGAACTGGCGATCTTCTGGACCTCGCTGCTGCCCGCCTTCCTGTGGGGCGTCGCCTTCGCCAACATCGTGCACGGCGTCGACATCGACGCCGACAAGAACTACGTCGGCACCCTCTGGGACCTGCTCAACCCGTACGCGCTGCTCGGCGGACTCACCACCCTGGTGCTGTTCACCTTCCACGGCGCGGTGTTCGCCTCGCTCAAGACCAGCGGCGAGATCCGGATCCGGGCCCGCGCCCAGGCCACCGCGCTCGGCCTGGCCACCGCCGTGCTCGCCCTGGTCTTCCTGGTCTGGACCCAGGCCCACTCCGGCAACGGCTGGAGCCTGGCCGCCCTGGTCGTCGCCGTCCTCGCCCTGCTCGGCGCGCTCGGCGCCAACCGACTCGCCCGCGAGGGCTGGGCGTTCGCGCTCAGCGGCCTGACCGTCGTCGCCGCCGTCGGCATGCTCTTCCTGTCGCTGTTCCCCGACGTGATGCCCTCCACGCTGAACCCGGACTGGTCGCTGACCGTCACCAACGCCTCGTCCTCGCCCTACACGCTCAAGGTGATGACCGTCGTCGCCCTCGTCTTCACCCCGCTCGTGCTGCTCTACCAGGGCTGGACGTACTGGGTGTTCCGCCGCCGGATCGGCGTCCAGCACATCCCCGCCGCGCACCACTGA
- a CDS encoding ABC transporter ATP-binding protein has translation MRTAKPPVIQIRKVTKSYGHGDAVVHALRGPTTGGGEPLGVDLDIAEGDYVAVMGSSGSGKSTLMNILGCLDVPTSGRYLLDGTDVGHLDEGQLALVRNRKIGFVFQSFNLVPRTTALAQVELPLAYAGVRAAERRRRALAALGLVGLADRAGHKPNQLSGGQQQRVAVARALVTAPAMLLADEPTGNLDSRSTEEVLGIIDRLNARGRTVVVITHEDEVALHAKRVVRLVDGAVVSDVRQAPADGPPPALAAAAGVVA, from the coding sequence ATGCGCACCGCCAAGCCCCCGGTGATCCAGATCCGCAAGGTCACCAAGTCGTACGGCCACGGCGACGCCGTCGTGCACGCCCTGCGCGGGCCGACGACCGGCGGCGGCGAGCCGCTCGGCGTCGACCTGGACATCGCGGAGGGCGACTACGTCGCGGTGATGGGCTCCTCCGGCTCCGGCAAGTCGACCCTGATGAACATCCTGGGCTGCCTGGACGTGCCCACCTCCGGCCGCTACCTGCTGGACGGCACCGACGTCGGCCACCTGGACGAGGGCCAGCTCGCACTGGTCCGCAACCGCAAGATCGGCTTCGTGTTCCAGTCCTTCAACCTGGTGCCCCGCACCACCGCACTGGCCCAGGTCGAACTGCCGCTCGCCTACGCGGGCGTGCGGGCCGCCGAGCGGCGCCGCCGGGCGCTGGCCGCGCTCGGCCTGGTCGGCCTGGCCGACCGGGCCGGGCACAAGCCCAACCAGCTCTCCGGCGGCCAGCAGCAGCGCGTCGCGGTGGCCCGGGCGCTGGTCACCGCGCCCGCGATGCTGCTCGCCGACGAGCCCACCGGCAACCTCGACAGCCGCTCCACCGAGGAGGTGCTGGGCATCATCGACCGACTCAACGCGCGCGGCCGCACCGTGGTGGTGATCACCCACGAGGACGAGGTCGCGCTGCACGCCAAGCGGGTGGTCCGGCTGGTCGACGGCGCGGTCGTCTCCGACGTCCGGCAGGCCCCGGCCGACGGGCCGCCGCCCGCGCTGGCCGCCGCCGCGGGGGTGGTCGCGTGA
- a CDS encoding sensor histidine kinase, translated as MARFSLRVRLLVLALLLVTTGLVVSDTLVLGTVRGQLVDRADEQLDRFAEPLSRRPPTRQTTSSVFSAQNVGRRSGQSLPSEYVVRYLAEDGSVLSVIRQPLSDSDPAPQLPALDRKGLTDRLDDPFTASGPKAGEWRSMVLPLQRATAGGDLAVPRYVQVAVPLADVESTISHLRTTFLTIGGAVLVGLAGLGALAVRAGLRPLRQLEAGAQRIADGDLSYRMPELPVRTEAGRLSAALNGMLTHIETAFAARAASEQRMRRFVADASHELRTPLAGIRGFAELHRMGALQDVDRAMDRIESEAVRLGALVEDLLMLARLDEERPLNLAPMDLRTLAADALHDLTALDPGRPVALTGPNGLGSPQAAPVLGDEARLRQVVTNLVGNAVKHTPSGTAVRIGVGRASGGCLLEVADQGPGLTQEQAALVFERFYRADAARTRLPGQSGGSGLGLAIASALVSAHDGELSLRTSPGEGAVFRLSLPLQR; from the coding sequence ATGGCCCGCTTCTCGCTGCGGGTGCGCCTGCTGGTGCTCGCGCTGCTGCTGGTCACCACCGGGCTGGTGGTGAGCGACACCCTGGTGCTGGGCACCGTCCGCGGCCAGCTGGTGGACCGGGCCGACGAGCAGCTCGACCGGTTCGCCGAACCGCTCTCCCGCCGCCCGCCGACCCGGCAGACCACCAGCTCGGTGTTCAGCGCGCAGAACGTCGGCCGCCGCTCCGGGCAGAGCCTGCCCAGCGAGTACGTGGTGCGCTACCTGGCCGAGGACGGCTCGGTGCTGTCGGTGATCCGGCAGCCGCTGAGCGACTCCGACCCGGCCCCGCAGCTGCCCGCGCTGGACCGCAAGGGCCTGACCGATCGGCTGGACGACCCGTTCACCGCCTCGGGGCCGAAGGCCGGCGAGTGGCGCTCGATGGTGCTGCCGCTGCAGCGCGCCACCGCGGGCGGCGACCTCGCGGTGCCCCGGTACGTGCAGGTCGCGGTGCCGCTGGCGGACGTCGAGTCCACCATCTCGCACCTGCGCACCACCTTCCTGACCATCGGCGGCGCGGTGCTGGTCGGCCTCGCGGGCCTCGGCGCGCTCGCGGTGCGGGCCGGGCTGCGGCCGCTGCGCCAGCTGGAGGCGGGCGCCCAGCGGATCGCCGACGGCGACCTGTCGTACCGGATGCCGGAGCTGCCGGTGCGCACCGAGGCGGGCCGGCTGTCCGCCGCGCTGAACGGGATGCTCACCCACATCGAGACGGCGTTCGCCGCCCGGGCCGCCTCCGAGCAGCGGATGCGCCGCTTCGTCGCGGACGCCTCGCACGAGCTGCGCACCCCGCTGGCGGGCATCCGGGGCTTCGCCGAGCTGCACCGGATGGGCGCGCTGCAGGACGTGGACCGGGCGATGGACCGGATCGAGTCGGAGGCGGTGCGCCTGGGCGCACTGGTCGAGGACCTGCTGATGCTGGCCCGGCTCGACGAGGAGCGCCCGCTCAACCTGGCCCCGATGGACCTGCGCACGCTGGCCGCCGACGCCCTGCACGACCTGACCGCGCTGGACCCGGGCCGCCCGGTCGCGCTGACCGGCCCGAACGGCCTGGGCTCCCCGCAGGCCGCGCCGGTGCTGGGCGACGAGGCCCGGCTGCGCCAGGTGGTGACCAACCTGGTGGGCAACGCGGTCAAGCACACCCCGTCCGGCACCGCGGTGCGGATCGGCGTGGGCCGGGCGTCCGGCGGCTGCCTGCTGGAGGTCGCCGACCAGGGGCCGGGGCTGACGCAGGAGCAGGCCGCCCTGGTCTTCGAGCGCTTCTACCGGGCGGACGCCGCCCGCACCCGGCTGCCCGGCCAGAGCGGCGGGTCGGGCCTGGGCCTGGCCATCGCCAGCGCCCTGGTCTCGGCGCACGACGGGGAGCTGTCGCTGCGCACCTCCCCGGGCGAGGGCGCGGTGTTCCGGCTCTCGCTGCCGCTGCAGCGCTGA
- a CDS encoding ABC transporter permease has translation MIAWQMIRFAVGGLAANKVRSALTMLGVLIGVASVILLLAVGNGSSVAVKESITSLGTNSLTVSSSASRGSATAAKKLTVEDAKALASATDAPAVKSVAPVVTTSGTALYGNISYQPGQIVGTYPAYFETANLKVDRGDYFSADDVLNSRKVAVLGATTAKELFAAEDPVGKKITIGGTPFTVTGVLRTKGSTGFNDPDDVVIAPLPTVQNAFTGFGSVNQILVQASSAEATTEAQADITRILMGTHAIKDATKVDFRISNQTSLLTARESTTKTFTVLLGAVAAISLLVGGIGITNIMLVTVTERTREIGIRKALGAPRAVILGQFLAESTLLSVVGAGLGVLAGIVGSHFSVVGIKPVVIPESVLGAFAIAVAIGLFFGSYPANRAASLRPIDALRHE, from the coding sequence GTGATCGCCTGGCAGATGATCCGCTTCGCGGTCGGCGGCCTGGCCGCCAACAAGGTCCGCTCCGCGCTGACCATGCTCGGCGTGCTGATCGGCGTGGCCTCGGTGATCCTGCTGCTCGCGGTCGGCAACGGCTCCTCGGTGGCGGTCAAGGAGTCGATCACCTCGCTCGGCACCAACTCGCTGACCGTCTCCTCCTCCGCCTCGCGCGGCTCGGCCACCGCCGCCAAGAAGCTCACCGTCGAGGACGCCAAGGCGCTCGCCTCGGCCACCGACGCCCCGGCCGTCAAGTCGGTCGCCCCGGTGGTCACCACCAGCGGCACCGCGCTGTACGGGAACATCTCGTACCAGCCCGGGCAGATCGTCGGCACCTACCCCGCCTACTTCGAGACCGCCAACCTGAAGGTCGACAGGGGCGACTACTTCTCCGCCGACGACGTGCTCAACTCCCGCAAGGTCGCGGTGCTCGGCGCGACCACCGCCAAGGAGCTGTTCGCCGCCGAGGACCCGGTCGGCAAGAAGATCACCATCGGCGGCACCCCGTTCACCGTGACCGGCGTGCTGAGGACCAAGGGCTCCACCGGCTTCAACGACCCCGACGACGTGGTGATCGCCCCGCTGCCGACCGTGCAGAACGCGTTCACCGGCTTCGGCTCGGTCAACCAGATCCTGGTGCAGGCGTCCTCCGCCGAGGCCACCACCGAGGCGCAGGCCGACATCACCCGGATCCTGATGGGCACCCACGCCATCAAGGACGCCACCAAGGTCGACTTCCGGATCAGCAACCAGACCTCGCTGCTGACCGCCCGCGAGTCCACCACCAAGACCTTCACCGTCCTGCTCGGCGCGGTCGCCGCGATCTCGCTGCTGGTCGGCGGCATCGGCATCACCAACATCATGCTGGTCACCGTCACCGAGCGGACCAGGGAGATCGGCATCCGCAAGGCGCTCGGCGCGCCCCGCGCCGTCATCCTCGGCCAGTTCCTCGCCGAGTCCACCCTGCTGTCGGTGGTCGGCGCCGGGCTCGGCGTGCTGGCCGGCATCGTCGGCTCGCACTTCTCGGTGGTCGGCATCAAGCCGGTGGTCATCCCCGAGTCGGTGCTCGGCGCGTTCGCCATCGCCGTCGCCATCGGCCTGTTCTTCGGCAGCTACCCCGCCAACCGGGCCGCCTCGCTGCGCCCGATCGACGCCCTCCGGCACGAGTAG